CTCACCTATCCTTAGAGTCTCATTTTTGATCCACTTTAAAATTCTTGAAAAGTTGAATGAGACTCTTTgactgaataggagggagtatttgacTAGAATAAAAGGAAGTACCTAATACTCAGAGTCCGAGTGCATCAATTAAGGAAGTTCATGAAGTAGTTTgtatatatgttttattttggGTCAGTAAAAATTcgtaaaaatatgataataaaaaacCTATTTGAATCAATAAAAAATCGTTATAATCATTTTAGTTTCATTAGttaaaatcaattataatcatTTTGCAGCAGTtatgaaaatgattaattatggtCGTTTTTGCActaattattactccctccgatctttctATATAGTCCCATATAGGTTGGGCACGGATGTTAAGGGTTGTGTGGGGTCCAtgtaaaaggtggtagttgggtatttttaagtaagtggattaattgttaatgattccctctttttgattaataaagtATATGGAATGaaatttggagggaaaattggGTTTGACATTGTTTGAGCtttaataattgaaattaatacatttccgaatttttttttaattaaacaaccattaaactagttaatttaaattacaaaaaattacatcaaataaattacaaaaaccgTCAAATTCATAAAATAAGCTAAGTCTTCAATacttccttgatttcttcaacgttttttgaacggcaattgaaaacgagcaaccctctcgccacatgcgcatgcggatattaaatctttcgttgacttcagatttataaaaaaacaaacacggtatgcatttagtgttcaaaattaataaaataactacaaaaaatcaaaatgtttCATTTTGAAAGTAAGCCATCAATAAGAAAAATACAGCTGATCTTTAGGTACTGGAACAAAAAAAATCTGATAAAGGGATTGCAAAGATACTGGAACAAAAAATCTGATCTTTAGCCATCAAATGAGTTGACAATTACTAACACAATACAGGGAAACCAAAGAATGAAAATGTCAATGgcgccaaaaatgaaaaaaattgcgCCCATAAACAGAAAGAATGTAAGTATATAAGACAGCATTAACTGAAGAAGACAAACACTTCATTTATTTTCCACCAACTTCACAGTATATACaatgggaaaaaaaaaagatgtagaTAATTTCACTAAGACTCAAATAATGCATGACCTTTTAACGTCAGCAAACAGTAATGGGAAGCTACAACACGGGTTCATCAACGAAATTGCGAAGAAGTACGATTTGCATAGGAGGACAATCGGAAGGATATGGAGACAGATTCGTGatcaaaaaaaacacaatttaccAATTAATGTCAACAATATGAAGTCATTGACCAACGGTAAAGCTCGAATCGCCTttgatgaaaacaaattcaaatcaattgaaaaagcGAAGAAGACAACCTTAAGATCACTTTCAAAGGCTATGGAAGTAAGCTACACCACAGTATGCAGATGGAAAAAAAAGAGGTACTTTCGCAAGCACACCAACGCAATCAAACCGTTACTTACAGACAAAAATAAACTCGACaggttaattttttgtcttagTAGTTGCATTTTAGATGAGCAAACAAAGAATTTCACatttaatgaaatgaaaaatgtaGTCCACATTGATGAAAAGTTGTTTTACATTACAAGGACACAACAAACATTTTATCTAACTCAAGATGAAATAGAGCCTCATAGAGAAATCCAATCAAAAAGATTTATCCCCaagatcatgtttatgtgtgccGTTGCAAGACCGATCTTTTCTATTGAAGGTGAGAtgatttttgatggaaagataggcaTTTTTCCATTCACACATGAAGTGGCAGCACAAAGAAGTTCAAAAAACAGAAAGAGAGGAGAGCCAGAGACcaaaccaatacaatcaatcactaaaGAACACACAAGAGACATGATTGTGCACAAGATACTACCAGCAATTAGACTTAAATGGCCATCAGATTTAAGCAAAACAATTTTCATTCAACAGGACAATGCTAAACCACACATTATAGATGATGATGAGGTGTTTAGAGAGGTGGCTACACTAGATGGATTTAACTTCCacttagtgcaacaacctcctaACTCACCGGATATGAATGTGCTAGACTTAGGGTTCTTTAGGTCAATACAATCTTTACAGCATCAAAAATCAGCATACAACTACTCACAATTAGTTAAGGCAGTAACCACATCATTTGACAATCTAACACCAAATGCACTGAAGAATGTATGGATCACATTGCAAGCATGTAAaattgaagttattaagaaactaGGTGGTATGGATTATGCAATTCCACACATGAGCAAAGCAAAACTAGAAAGGGAAGGGAGACTCCCACATTGTTTGGGGGTACAGCAGGAAACAATTTACCAGGCACTAAGGTATCTGGAAACAAAGGTGGATAAAACTACATTGGAgggcattttattttacttggggATCACAGAAGCAACATCACaagcaacaacagaagcaataccagaagcaacaacagaagcaacaattgaagcaacaattgaagcaataccagaagcaacaacagaaTCAACAGCATATATTCCagcaagaacagaagcaacaacagaagcaacACCAGCATGAACAACAGAACCATGTAAATATGACACACATGAGTATACTTTTGGGTTTCCTTTTGTACTCACTTTTGGGTTACAGTGTAAGGCAAATGTTTAGGTCTAAACATGATGTAATATTGAAATAGGGGAGATGTTTAGCCGTAAAcatttagaaggaaaaaccatgtaacattttattgatggcttcaaaaacaaattgaaaacaaattcaTCTCAGAGATACAATTTGAACTCATCACAGATAACCCAAATCCCATACCAATTGCCTCCTACATCTGGCAAGAACATAGCCTCCTAAACGAGATGTTTGGTGGCTTATGAACTTAACACCCTAGATTGTTGGCAAAATGAATGGATTTAGAGATTTTGTAGCTATAACCAATTGTTTAccctcaaaaaaaaatcatagggcaacaaaaacagaacacAAAAGACATGCATACCATCACCagcacaaaaaaaaatcatcattagTCATAGAGGAAAGATATATCCATACGAGAAAATGGGCCTCGAACATCAAAATCAGAAACCAAATCAACATCATCCAACGATTCTTCATCTGAGGAAGGGAACAAGTTCTCAATGTATAGATCTTGAAGATCCAGTTGTAAATCAAACATTCCTtgtatttcttcatcttcataagTTATACTTCTTCCCCAGTTAGGATCCGTTTCATCAGAAGTCGTAGGTATACGATTGTAGAAATCAAACCACGGGTTAGGAGATCCAATCGTAGGATCACTTTCTTGGGACGAAGACAAACAAGAAAGACAAGAAGTTGGAGAGGCCATGTTCGAAAAAACCCAGATAAGATGGGAAAAAACCCAGATTTACAAAACCCCTAAAAGCATTAGGGTTTCAAAGAAGACGAAGATGGTGGataaaaaatgaagatgaagataataaaccgtaaaccaaggGATTCAGATGAAGATGCAGATCAGTGAAGAACACGAACAGATGAAGATGAGAGAGAGGGAGAGAGAGGGAGGGATGGGAAGGGATTCAGAGT
The sequence above is drawn from the Amaranthus tricolor cultivar Red isolate AtriRed21 chromosome 5, ASM2621246v1, whole genome shotgun sequence genome and encodes:
- the LOC130813619 gene encoding uncharacterized protein LOC130813619; this encodes MGKKKDVDNFTKTQIMHDLLTSANSNGKLQHGFINEIAKKYDLHRRTIGRIWRQIRDQKKHNLPINVNNMKSLTNGKARIAFDENKFKSIEKAKKTTLRSLSKAMEVSYTTVCRWKKKRYFRKHTNAIKPLLTDKNKLDRLIFCLSSCILDEQTKNFTFNEMKNVVHIDEKLFYITRTQQTFYLTQDEIEPHREIQSKRFIPKIMFMCAVARPIFSIEGEMIFDGKIGIFPFTHEVAAQRSSKNRKRGEPETKPIQSITKEHTRDMIVHKILPAIRLKWPSDLSKTIFIQQDNAKPHIIDDDEVFREVATLDGFNFHLVQQPPNSPDMNVLDLGFFRSIQSLQHQKSAYNYSQLVKAVTTSFDNLTPNALKNVWITLQACKIEVIKKLGGMDYAIPHMSKAKLEREGRLPHCLGVQQETIYQALRYLETKVDKTTLEGILFYLGITEATSQATTEKQQQNQQHIFQQEQKQQQKQHQHEQQNHVNMTHMSILLGFLLYSLLGYSVRQMFRSKHDRYNLNSSQITQIPYQLPPTSGKNIAS